The Pseudomonas kermanshahensis genome includes a window with the following:
- a CDS encoding helix-turn-helix domain-containing protein — protein MRDIDIESVAKAIEADAGEPLPDLRQALNEAKQGVGRVTTPEQILVRQARERCGLTQVSFAERIATPVATLRDWEQGRFVPPGGVLCLMRLILKHPELTQELATH, from the coding sequence ATGCGTGATATCGATATTGAAAGTGTTGCAAAAGCCATTGAGGCCGACGCAGGCGAGCCGTTGCCTGACCTACGCCAAGCGCTAAACGAAGCCAAGCAGGGGGTGGGACGCGTTACGACACCGGAGCAAATCCTGGTTCGCCAAGCTCGCGAGCGCTGCGGACTAACTCAGGTCTCATTCGCCGAGCGAATTGCCACACCCGTAGCGACTTTGCGCGATTGGGAACAGGGCCGCTTCGTGCCTCCAGGCGGGGTATTGTGCCTGATGCGCTTAATTCTCAAGCACCCTGAACTGACTCAGGAACTTGCGACGCACTAA
- a CDS encoding malate dehydrogenase: protein MNKLSIVGAGMVGEAAAQIIARDEFCRELALIDVQGELAQGKALDVWQAAVEAGSDTRVYGGAKAEMLEGSELVVITAGVPRKPGQSRQDVLSINLPILDGVMRDIKRHAPAATVLVVSNPVDVLTYRAWSLSGQGRNKVFGQAGVLDTARMKCFIAEETGFSARDITALVLGGHGDSMVPLMRYCQVGSVPLSHFLSSEQIERIVERTRKGGGEILGLKKMGSACDAPGVAIAQMVDAIANGRNRILPAVVVLEGEYGRTDIAMGVPCVLAEEGIVRVIELPLDGQEQAMFDHSADQVAWDIAEMNAL, encoded by the coding sequence GTGAACAAGCTATCAATCGTGGGTGCCGGGATGGTGGGCGAGGCGGCGGCTCAGATCATCGCCCGGGATGAGTTCTGCCGTGAGCTGGCGTTGATCGATGTGCAGGGTGAGTTGGCGCAGGGCAAGGCGCTGGATGTGTGGCAGGCGGCGGTCGAGGCTGGGTCCGATACGCGGGTTTACGGCGGGGCCAAGGCTGAAATGCTGGAGGGGTCTGAGCTGGTGGTGATCACCGCAGGTGTGCCGCGCAAGCCGGGGCAGTCGCGGCAGGATGTGCTGAGTATCAACCTGCCGATTCTCGATGGCGTCATGCGGGATATCAAACGCCATGCGCCAGCGGCGACGGTGCTGGTGGTTTCGAACCCTGTCGACGTGCTGACTTATCGCGCCTGGTCGCTCAGCGGGCAGGGCCGTAACAAGGTGTTCGGGCAGGCGGGGGTGCTGGATACCGCGCGCATGAAGTGCTTCATTGCCGAGGAGACGGGGTTTTCTGCTCGGGATATCACGGCGCTGGTGCTGGGCGGGCATGGCGATAGCATGGTGCCGTTGATGCGCTACTGCCAGGTGGGGTCTGTGCCGTTGTCGCACTTCCTGTCCAGCGAGCAGATAGAGCGGATTGTGGAACGCACGCGCAAGGGGGGCGGTGAGATTTTGGGGTTGAAGAAAATGGGCAGTGCCTGTGATGCGCCGGGTGTAGCGATTGCGCAGATGGTGGATGCCATCGCCAATGGGCGAAATCGCATTTTGCCGGCGGTGGTGGTGCTGGAGGGCGAGTATGGGCGAACCGACATCGCCATGGGGGTGCCGTGTGTGCTGGCGGAGGAGGGGATTGTGCGGGTGATCGAGTTGCCGCTGGATGGGCAGGAGCAGGCGATGTTTGACCACTCTGCGGATCAGGTGGCGTGGGATATTGCTGAAATGAATGCTCTGTGA
- a CDS encoding type II toxin-antitoxin system RelE/ParE family toxin, with product MRTVIETPTFQKIAAKLWTDEERVAFIDWIAVNPLSGDVIPGADGARKVRWSCAGSGKSGGARVIYFNLTEDEIVLLVTIYAKAERANISPAEISKVV from the coding sequence ATGCGCACAGTAATTGAAACCCCTACGTTCCAAAAAATCGCTGCCAAATTGTGGACTGATGAAGAACGAGTGGCTTTCATTGACTGGATTGCGGTCAATCCCCTATCCGGGGATGTCATTCCGGGTGCAGACGGCGCGCGAAAAGTACGATGGAGCTGCGCAGGATCGGGCAAATCCGGGGGCGCACGCGTGATTTATTTCAACCTGACCGAGGATGAAATTGTGTTATTGGTCACGATTTACGCTAAGGCAGAGCGTGCCAACATCAGCCCCGCTGAAATCAGCAAGGTGGTATGA